TCACTGGTGTGGATACGCCGGGCCAGTTCTTTGCCGTCCAGTTCAGGCATCCCCAAATCGGAGATGATCAGGTCGATTGCGCCGGGATGCTCCTGGAAGAACTGCCACGCTTCAACACCGTTTTCAGCTACATTGATCCGATAGTTCCAGGGAGAGAGCGCCTCAGCCAGGAGAGATCGTAAGGCCGGTTCATCTTCTACTACCAAGATACGCTCGCCTTTACCTTGAGCCCGCACTTTCAGT
Above is a genomic segment from Candidatus Neomarinimicrobiota bacterium containing:
- a CDS encoding response regulator, with protein sequence LKVRAQGKGERILVVEDEPALRSLLAEALSPWNYRINVAENGVEAWQFFQEHPGAIDLIISDLGMPELDGKELARRIHTSDPSVKIIISSGYLEPDEIAELKRYGVQKVLHKPYKLKDVIEMVKAVLGS